The sequence ATGAGCACTGAGACGGTCACGCTCGAACGCCCGGGAACAGTTCCGACGGGCGACGGTCAGGGGACGAGAACGGCGATCTGCGGGGTGCGGCCGCTCGTCCTGATGGGGCTCACGCATCTGCTGACCACGCAGTCGCCCTGCGAGGTCGTCTTCGCCTCGGCCGACGGCTTCCCGGAGCCCGGGGCCGGGATCGATGTGCTGCTGGTCGAGGACACCCTGGCGCAGCACGTGCCGGAGCGGGCGGTGTGGCGCGGGAGTGCGCCGGACGTCGTCGTGGTGCGGGCCGACGCGACGCCGGACCAGGTGCTGCGGCAGGTGCACGCCGCCGTGGAGCGGCGCGCGCCGGTCTCCGCGGGCGACCGGGCGCCGGCCGGGCTGTCGCCGCGCGAGGAGCAGGTGCTCCGGTTCATCGCGTCGGGGATGACCCACGGCCAGGTGGCCCGGCGCATCGGCATCAGCCAGCACACCGTGGACACGTACGTGAAGCGGGTGCGATCCAAGTTCGGTATCGGCAACAAGGCGGAACTCACCCGCGTCGCGCTC is a genomic window of Streptomyces sp. WP-1 containing:
- a CDS encoding response regulator transcription factor, which produces MSTETVTLERPGTVPTGDGQGTRTAICGVRPLVLMGLTHLLTTQSPCEVVFASADGFPEPGAGIDVLLVEDTLAQHVPERAVWRGSAPDVVVVRADATPDQVLRQVHAAVERRAPVSAGDRAPAGLSPREEQVLRFIASGMTHGQVARRIGISQHTVDTYVKRVRSKFGIGNKAELTRVALGLQPL